TAGCTCAGATATAACTGGTCCTTGGCGCGGGTTGCCGCCACATAAAAAAGCCGTCTTTCCTCTTCTTCCCCACCCTCATCCTTCAGCGCCCGGGCCAGCGGCATCATCCCCTCGCTGCACCAGATCATCAGAACCGCCCGCCATTCCAAACCCTTTGCCTGGTGGATGGACGACAGGACAACGCGATCCTGCAGCGTTGTCTCATTCTCGGCGTCATCGTCGTTGACACTGGTCAACAGGGCAAGTTCACTTAAGAAATCCTCCGGCGAGGAAAAGCGCGAGGAAAAATTCATGAACTGCAGCAGGTCTTCCTCGCGGGATGCCGCATCGGTACGGGTCTCCCTGAGAAGATCGATGTACCCGTTTTTAATGATTGATTCTATAAGCATAGGCGGAGCCCCTCCCCTTGCGGCGTTGACAGCCCGAAAGGTTTCGAGAAAACGTCCAAGCCCGGGGGCAGCCGAACGGGGCGCCGCCTTCTTGAAATCGTCTGTCAGAACCGCCGCCAGGGGATCCGCCTGCCCGTTAATAAATC
This genomic stretch from Syntrophales bacterium harbors:
- a CDS encoding ATP-binding domain-containing protein, which translates into the protein FINGQADPLAAVLTDDFKKAAPRSAAPGLGRFLETFRAVNAARGGAPPMLIESIIKNGYIDLLRETRTDAASREEDLLQFMNFSSRFSSPEDFLSELALLTSVNDDDAENETTLQDRVVLSSIHQAKGLEWRAVLMIWCSEGMMPLARALKDEGGEEEERRLFYVAATRAKDQLYLSYPLTDYSRGMGNMPVSPSRFIMELSPYSRNAKDLPYERWQVEDF